A single genomic interval of Xyrauchen texanus isolate HMW12.3.18 chromosome 8, RBS_HiC_50CHRs, whole genome shotgun sequence harbors:
- the LOC127647397 gene encoding LOW QUALITY PROTEIN: alpha-2-macroglobulin-like protein 1 (The sequence of the model RefSeq protein was modified relative to this genomic sequence to represent the inferred CDS: inserted 2 bases in 1 codon): protein MALKEICVWKRLILVLFLFAVNGQRSGPFFMVTFPAVIESGSEAKLCAGLLKPNESLTMTISLFNEKNVTTQLVLQRSATVFQRCFNFRAPQVEVESVQKVKVVIQGRAFKMAEERKVLFRPSLPVTFIQTDKPIYNPGQMVNFRVVTMDGKFVPLDQMYSLVLVEDSQSNRIGQWTNVSSTRWILTLSHELNPEARLGMYALKAFIGERMISQVFEVKKYVLPKFDITVKAPQMCSVGDVGLKVEVCGKYTYGQPVPGQTWIEVCRNPFEYIPVPELTPLCLNKTIKMTNTGCASHNFNMSEFLNTKFEDRLQDSFVINVNLTEEGTDIVITKSITVSLTFEIGNVTFVDMPEYFEPGSTIMGKISASNFNGTPIARKAIYLLESSSWPPKLLLNLTTNQNGLATFSFRTASLPNADVNLVASATPEESYGYKTPYFTTDRRTVSLFQPATPYVPSFSEITIVKLVQPLKCGAEVTVTIKYSFVGESGNYNTDIIYMVLSKGVVILHGFENVNVRTSGSVTSGTVSFKLSIAVDFAPVVQILAFGALPSENVVAGSATFNTEMCFKNQVSLQFSPVTAVPGEGSVMTLSAQPGSLCGLSAIDQSIRILEPGRRLNAETVFNLLPMRSQSDYPYEVEDEQECLIVRPRRAVPTDKAYETFKSVGLKIASNLPVREPDCLLYRGLNYYRNRFMYFKEAGIAAPMFAMSGAVADDSSSSFDLTIRTFFPETWIWQLADVGVTGSAKIPIKVPDTITTWETEAFCLSSNGLGLAPPALLTAFQPFFLALSLPYSIIRGEFLELKATVFNYQSKCIMVRVTPAPSSGYTLKPVSSDSSCLCTNESKTFKWVLTASVLGALNVTVSAQAEQSQAMCGNEVVSVPARGRIDIVTTSLLVLAEGVERIKTQSWLLCPKGSPLLEEVVLTLPTNVIQGSARSSVSVIGDIMGRALENLDGLLHMPRGCGEQNIAALSPNIYILQYLIVTQQLTPAIREQATGNIKSGYQNQLNYRHSDGSFSTYXIEASNTWLTAFVLRSFGKAQNFIFIDPHVIQSAKDWLISKQGSDGCFMQQGNLYRNDMKGGVGDNVTMTAYITASLLELDIPATDPVVTSALSCLRSVIGNLGNTYTTALLAYTFSLARETNTRLQLLNALDNVAINNGGRLHWSQTVSGDTLAVEISSYVLLAVLSVNPLSAVNLGYANRIVNWLVAQQNPYGGFSSTQDTVVALQALSLYATAVFSSRGSSTVIVQFSAGGEVYSFDVNRDNRLLYQEKPLKNVPGKYSVKVTGSACVSVQVAMFYNIPPPVQTTKTLSVETKVKGECRRLGDKLMLNFTVTYNGPKGSTNMVIVDIKILSGFMADTSTLGAPPNAYAPLVERVDAEDDRVLVYLKAVTKKVPLTYMLQLMAVQAVKNLKPAVVRVYDYYQTSDQFETVYTSPCI from the exons ATGGCTTTAAAGGAGATTTGTGTTTGGAAAAGGCTAATTTTAGTCTTGTTCCTCTTTGCTGTTAATGGACAAAGATCAGGGCC ATTTTTCATGGTGACGTTTCCTGCAGTGATTGAGTCGGGGTCTGAGGCCAAGTTGTGTGCAGGCCTTCTCAAACCCAACGAGAGTCTCACGATGACCATTTCTCTCTTTAATGAGAAAAATGTGACCACTCAACTTGTGCTGCAGAGATCTGCAACAGTCTTTCAGCGCTGCTTTAACTTTCGG GCTCCTCAAGTAGAGGTAGAATCTGTGCAGAAAGTGAAGGTGGTAATTCAAGGGAGGGCTTTCAAAATGGCAGAAGAAAGGAAAGTCCTGTTCAGACCTTCCCTACCTGTGACCTTCATCCAAACAGACAAACCCATCTATAATCCAGGACAAATGG tgaatttcagaGTTGTTACCATGGATGGCAAGTTTGTGCCTCTCGATCAAATG TACAGTCTGGTGCTGGTGGAG GACAGTCAGAGTAACCGAATTGGTCAGTGGACAAATGTTTCCTCCACAAGGTGGATATTGACCCTTTCTCATGAGTTAAACCCAGAGGCTCGGCTAGGGATGTACGCACTGAAGGCTTTTATTGGTGAACGAATGATTTCGCAGGTTTTTGAGGTGAAAAAATACG TTTTACCCAAATTTGACATTACCGTGAAAGCACCACAGATGTGTAGTGTTGGAGATGTGGGACTGAAAGTTGAGGTTTGTGGCAA ATACACATATGGGCAACCTGTACCTGGGCAAACATGGATTGAAGTTTGTCGTAACCCTTTTGAATACATTCCGGTTCCTGAGTTGACCCCTCTATGCCTGAATAAAACCATAAAG ATGACTAACACTGGATGTGCCTCCCACAACTTCAATATGTCAGAGTTTTTAAACACCAAATTTGAGGACCGTCTGCAAGATTCTTTTGTCATTAACGTGAACCTCACTGAAGAGGGAACCG acattGTCATCACAAAATCTATAACCGTATCCCTAACGTTTGAAATTGGCAATGTCACGTTTGTGGACATGCCGGAGTATTTTGAACCTGGATCAACCATAATGGGAAAG ATCTCCGCATCTAATTTCAATGGGACCCCAATTGCACGCAAGGCAATCTATCTCCTGGAGAGTTCCAGCTGGCCACCCAAACTGTTGTTGAATCTTACTACAAACCAAAATGGACTGGCCACATTCTCCTTCCGTACAGCTAGTCTTCCTAATGCTGATGTTAATCTGGTG GCAAGTGCAACTCCAGAGGAGTCTTACGGTTACAAAACGCCGTACTTTACCACCGATAGAAGGACCGTTAGTCTTTTCCAACCTGCTACTCCCTACGTGCCATCATTTAGTGAAATTACTATAGTGAAGCTCGTGCAGCCGTTGAAATGTGGTGCTGAGGTTACTGTGACCATCAAATATTCTTTTGTTGGGGAGTCTGGTAACTACAACACTGACATTATCTATATG GTGTTGTCCAAAGGAGTCGTCATTCTACATGGATTTGAGAACGTTAATGTGAGGACTTCTGGTTCTGTAACCTCTGGCACCGTATCGTTCAAGCTGTCAATTGCTGTAGATTTTGCTCCAGTAGTGCAGATTCTGGCATTCGGTGCTCTTCCCAGTGAGAATGTAGTTGCTGGGAGCGCAAcatttaacactgaaatgtgttttaaaaaccAG GTGTCCCTGCAGTTCTCCCCTGTTACGGCTGTTCCTGGTGAGGGAAGTGTTATGACTCTCTCTGCTCAGCCAGGATCACTGTGTGGCCTCAGTGCAATAGATCAGAGCATCCGGATCTTGGAGCCAGGAAGACGTTTGAATGCAGAAACG GTCTTCAATTTACTCCCGATGCGATCCCAGTCAGACTACCCatatgaggtggaggatgaacaGGAGTGCCTGATTGTTAGACCCCGTCGAGCTGTTCCTACAGACAAAGCCTACGAAACTTTCAAG AGTGTGGGGTTGAAGATTGCTTCAAATCTGCCTGTACGAGAACCAGACTGCCTGCTGTATAGGGGCCTGAATTATTATCGCAACCGAT TTATGTATTTTAAGGAAGCTGGAATTGCTGCCCCAATGTTTGCCATGTCAGGAGCAGTTGCGGATGACAGCAGTTCCTCTTTTGACCTGACAATCAGGACTTTCTTTCCGGAAACATGGATCTGGCAACTTGCTGATGTGGG GGTCACTGGATCTGCTAAGATTCCCATCAAGGTTCCTGACACTATCACCACATGGGAGACCGAGGCATTCTGTCTGTCCTCCAACGGTCTAGGTCTGGCACCTCCTGCTCTTTTGACTGCATTCCAGCCTTTCTTCTTGGCGCTTTCCCTGCCTTACTCCATCATCCGCGGCGAGTTTTTGGAGCTGAAGGCCACTGTCTTCAACTATCAGTCCAAGTGCATCATG GTACGAGTAACTCCAGCTCCATCATCGGGCTACACTCTTAAACCGGTGTCTAGTGATTCATCTTGTCTCTGTACCAATGAGAGCAAGACCTTCAAATGGGTTCTCACAGCTTCTGTTCTTG GAGCTCTAAATGTGACTGTCAGTGCACAGGCTGAGCAGTCCCAGGCTATGTGTGGCAATGAGGTTGTGAGTGTGCCAGCAAGAGGACGCATTGACATAGTGACTACAAGTCTACTTGTACTG GCTGAAGGAGTTGAGCGGATAAAGACCCAGAGTTGGTTACTGTGTCCAAAGG GAAGCCCTCTTTTAGAAGAGGTTGTGCTGACGCTTCCTACAAATGTGATCCAGGGATCAGCCAGAAGCTCAGTTTCCGTCATTG GGGATATAATGGGCCGTGCTTTGGAGAATCTTGATGGACTATTACACATGCCACGTGGCTGTGGAGAACAGAATATAGCTGCTCTTTCTCCCAATATTTACATTCTGCAGTATCTGATAGTCACTCAGCAGCTGACCCCAGCCATCCGGGAGCAAGCCACAGGCAACATTAAGAGTG GGTACCAAAACCAACTGAACTACAGGCATAGCGACGGTTCCTTCAGCACATA GATTGAGGCGTCGAATACATG GTTGACTGCCTTTGTCCTGAGGTCTTTTGGCAAAGCACAGAACTTCATCTTCATTGATCCACATGTCATTCAGAGCGCAAAGGATTGGCTGATAAGCAAGCAGGGTTCAGATGGCTGTTTCATGCAACAGGGAAATCTGTACCGCAATGACATGAAG GGTGGAGTTGGTGATAATGTTACCATGACCGCCTACATCACAGCATCACTGCTTGAACTAGACATCCCAGCCACG GATCCTGTTGTCACCAGTGCTTTGTCATGCTTGAGGTCCGTCATTGGGAACCTGGGAAACACCTACACCACTGCTCTGCTTGCCTACACGTTCAGTCTGGCTAGAGAGACCAACACTCGACTACAGCTTTTAAATGCCTTGGACAATGTTGCTATTAATAATG GAGGACGTCTCCATTGGTCTCAGACTGTATCAGGTGACACTCTGGCAGTGGAGATCAGCTCATATGTGCTGTTAGCTGTTCTTTCTGTAAACCCTCTCTCTGCAGTTAATCTGGGCTATGCTAACAGGATTGTCAACTGGCTTGTGGCTCAGCAGAATCCCTACGGCGGCTTCTCTTCCACCCAG GACACTGTGGTGGCACTTCAGGCTCTCTCCTTGTACGCGACTGCAGTGTTCAGCTCCAGGGGCTCCAGTACGGTTATTGTACAGTTCTCGGCAGGAGGAGAGGTTTATAGCTTTGATGTGAATCGAGACAACCGGCTGCTGTATCAGGAGAAGCCGCTGAAGAATGTTCCTGGCAAATACAGTGTTAAAGTGACTGGTTCTGCATGCGTGTCTGTGCAG GTTGCAATGTTCTACAACATCCCACCACCTGTTCAAACCACCAAAACTTTGAGTGTTGAAACTAAAGTGAAGGGAGAATGCAGACGACTTGGAGACAAACTCATGCTCAACTTCACTGTGAC ATATAATGGACCAAAAGGGAGTACCAACATGGTTATAGTGGACATTAAAATTCTGTCAGGCTTCATGGCAGACACCTCAACG CTTGGAGCTCCACCCAATGCGTACGCCCCACTAGTGGAGCGTGTTGATGCGGAAGATGATCGTGTCCTGGTATATCTGAAAGCG GTTACCAAGAAAGTGCCTCTGACTTATATGCTCCAACTGATGGCAGTTCAAGCAGTGAAAAATCTCAAGCCAGCTGTGGTCCGAGTTTATGACTACTATCAAACAA GTGATCAGTTTGAGACCGTATACACATCCCCCTGCATATAA
- the LOC127648203 gene encoding interferon-induced very large GTPase 1-like has protein sequence MKEESDWTSQPVLKNTNTVTVTDLRADTEYQMKYAAVGKLNYTVDSDVITVTTEGSTRNRAVTKDQASNTEYGKTHTLGNMDPTKRKERLTKKSGELGVEDKKYQFEEMAKRKRDKAEQIIGRLLPIEKKLQKLTPVDCLEVTADLPKFLEPCGEKDLVQVFLKRVLMMNYTARCITVEKGTSEQDRTQQKRQNWDEDADAFYYIYTQTSKCADASRKSDHIHPMDVQMAVFHCADSFLKQLMVTKLSQCQYALPLLVPDPFTQHIEFPLWTFRQINKSWKTFDDKGKIISKVQSVCKAETPMVCFFRFGSVSSSKSQLMNSLINEKHNTFFHRNCPGSSRTRVLMDGVVEIAWYCPSGKDKDKFTDCVAFCNLHGDAGDHEKQLQILTEMSSVNVVILPQLDRNDKNMIKVQKLFKDSKPFICLLTDDDSSLIEMRTGKYKIGLKDRNQSDIAEEIRRAINDCLSSSESSSIFRLEDVSKHSDIRVDEDDDEDCRRGKEAAQQMVRLLENKDLTKIKESFLTCQGKLWHQWCQKNKELHRPQANELQSEICRKHTEIKKIRELQHESDISDFIKCFIKEMNSCAAKEKIYFLKWLTILLDEFTSTDLSALHHKYNKTWLTVLKLKENNQQSMATNLTDEQTELDRISKEIQASVFGLEHILREIGQIYESCSSVKKNKEGLQFHFSSLPSLAAEMMISGFPLELMDGDAAHVPVIWISAVLDELKEKLGDQRVFVLSVLGVQSSGKSTMLNAMFGLQFAVSAGRCTRGAFMQLVRVSEEMKEQLKFDYILVVDTEGLRALELAGRSTRHHDNELATFVVGLGHLTLINIFGENSSEMQDTLQIVVQAFLRMKMVRLNPSCMFVHQNVSDVTAGEKNMEGRRRLLKLLDEMTKLAAEEEVFDAERFSDVIYFDVQKDVKYFAHLWEGSPPMAPPNPNYCENIQDLKKTILSHASKSDGMMLTDLKDCIQDLWEALLNERFVFSFRNSLEISTYRKLETEYSKWSWSLRSAMLEIENKLHNKIENEAIHEVDEAHLQRELQENRDEVKKLMSEFFEKDKFKDILIQWKTSFEIKIEDVQENIVRETKRKLGKVLQQRELKKEIDAQRTHHENTLFEKSKTLALTLKDKANDEETLKKEFDCFWKQSVKKIIRDTPQIKDIDILRDVKQLLSDIYESAPVDNRKVSSEKRDILFLSNYSDYVQLKKCSGLLNKAVTTWKEKCGNTLAKEDEAQIQVLITDIAQETDKMIQSFNISKMGYNISYIQQFIDYIKARLIKHQEGPVKYVFMNEFFMDLVFSICKRSNKTFTDQHRLFREANDPVFYVEQKRNEYYSIFQKYCKGATSAAVFGEIICQKLKDPIEQSVYKNIARDLADEMRTNCESLNGNRSKLEKHILKTLAEEENFDKYMNYIQDPKDHFKSFIRAEVSQYITDKFSVSVRPKMMKNLKLLQQKIMNAAHESTEHVQVNSGDVEAAHESTEYVQVNSGDVDLWLKCFTQKLSDVLIFSEKHLSGVSRDNVDIKLLEYVIRKELSYVMSDISRQFSTITFPVKLDCEYRPDEILIDHFCQCCWVQCPFCNAICTNTIEGHDEDHSVPFHRMDGINGWYYRTTKILSTDFCTTLVASEKCFYTSDQKFPYKKYRLAGGDYAKWSITPDLSQLSYWKWFVCRFQNHLGKHYKKTFEGSGMKIPNEWKKCTKEEAIICLDKIHLN, from the exons atgaaggaAGAGAGTGACTGGACGTCTCAACCTGTGctgaagaacacaaacacagtTACTGTGACTGATCTGAGAGCAGATACTGAGTACCAGATGAAATATGCAGCAGTGGGAAAACTCAACTATACTGTAGACAGTGATGTCATCACAGTTACCACTGAG GGAAGTACAAGGAACAGAGCGG tCACAAAAGATCAAGCATCAAATACTGAATatggcaaaacacacacactgggCAACATGGAcccaacaaaaagaaaagaaaggcttACC AAAAAAAGTGGTGAGCTTGGAGTAGAAGATAAAAAATACCAGTTTGAAGAAATGgcaaagagaaaaagagacaaaGCAGAACAAATCATTGGTCGACTTCTTCCTATAGAGAAGAAACTTCAAAAACTGACACCTGTAGATTGTCTTGAAGTAACAGCAGACTTGCCAAAATTCCTTGAACCTTGTGGAGAAAAGGACCTAGTCCAGGTTTTCCTGAAAAGAGTACTGATGATGAATTACACTGCAAGATGCATTACTGTTGAAAAAGGAACAAGTGAGCAAGATCGCACACAGCAAAAAAGGCAGAATTGGGATGAAGATGCTGAtgctttttattatatttatacacaaactTCAAAATGTGCTGATGCAAGCAGAAAATCTGACCACATTCACCCGATGGATGTTCAGATGGCCGTGTTTCATTGTGCTGATAGTTTCCTGAAGCAGCTGATGGTGACTAAACTGTCTCAGTGTCAGTATGCTCTGCCTCTGCTTGTACCTGATCCATTCACACAACACATTGAGTTTCCTCTCTGGACATTCAGACAAATCAACAAGAGCTGGAAGACATTTGATGATAAAGGTAAAATCATCAGTAAAGTCCAGTCAGTCTGTAAGGCAGAAACTCCAATGGTGTGTTTCTTCAGGTTTGGCTCAGTGTCCTCATCCAAGTCTCAGCtgatgaacagtctgatcaatgAGAAACACAACACGTTCTTCCACAGGAACTGCCCAGGCAGCAGCAGAACCAGAGTACTGATGGATGGAGTGGTGGAGATCGCCTGGTACTGCCCGTCTGGAAAAGATAAAGATAAATTCACTGACTGTGTTGCGTTCTGTAATCTACATGGAGATGCAGGAGACCATGAGAAACAGCTGCAGAtcctcactgaaatgtcctcagTCAATGTTGTTATTCTGCCACAGCTTGAcagaaatgacaaaaacatgATCAAAGTTCAAAAACTCTTTAAAGACTCAAAGCCATTCATTTGCCTTCTTACTGATGATGACTCATCTCTCATTGAGATGCGGACAGGAAAATACAAAATAGGTTTGAAAGACAGAAATCAGTCTGATATAGCTGAAGAAATCAGAAGAGCTATAAATGATTGTCTCTCATCTTCAGAATCATCTTCCATTTTCAGACTTGAAGATGTGTCCAAACACTCAGATATCAGagtagatgaagatgatgatgaagactgCAGGAGAGGAAAAGAAGCAGCACAGCAGATGGTGAGATTACTGGAGAATAAAGATCTGACAAAAATCAAAGAATCATTTCTGACCTGTCAGGGAAAACTGTGGCATCAGTGGTGTCAGAAGAACAAAGAACTACATCGACCTCAAGCAAATGAACTACAAAGCGAAATTTGTAGAAAACatacagaaataaagaaaatccGTGAGCTGCAACATGAATCTGACATTAGTGATTTTATTAAGTGCTTTATCAAAGAAATGAACTCATGTGCTGCAAAAGAGAAAATCTATTTTCTTAAATGGCTCACAATCCTTCTGGATGAATTTACCTCAACTGACCTTTCTGCTCTACATCACAAGTATAATAAAACATGGTTAACAGTCTTAAAACTGAAAGAGAACAATCAGCAATCAATGGCAACAAATTTGAcagatgaacaaacagaacttgaCAGGATTTCAAAAGAGATTCAAGCTTCAGTGTTTGGTTTGGAGCACATCCTGAGAGAGATCGGTCAGATCTATGAATCATGTTCATCTGTGAAGAAGAACAAGGAAGGTCTGCAGTTTCACTTCTCTTCTCTCCCGAGTCTTGCAGCAGAGATGATGATCTCTGGATTTCCTCTGGAGCTGATGGATGGAGATGCTGCTCATGTTCCTGTGATCTGGATCTCTGCTGTTCTAGATGAACTCAAGGAGAAACTGGGAGACCAGAGAGTGTTTGTGCTGTCAGTTTTAGGGGTTCAGAGCTCTGGGAAATCCACCATGTTGAATGCCATGTTTGGACTGCAGTTTGCCGTCAGTGCTGGCAGGTGCACCAGAGGAGCTTTCATGCAGCTGGTCAGAGTGTCAGAGGAGATGAAAGAACAGCTGAAGTTTGACTATATTCTGGTGGTTGATACTGAGGGACTTCGTGCTCTAGAACTGGCTGGAAGATCAACGAGACATCATGACAATGAACTGGCCACATTTGTTGTGGGTCTTGGGCATCTGACATTGATCAACATCTTTGGAGAAAACTCCTCTGAGATGCAGGACACTCTTCAGATTGTTGTTCAGGCCTTCCTGAGGATGAAGATGGTCAGACTGAATCCCAGCTGCATGTTTGTGCATCAGAATGTTTCAGACGTCACAGCTGGAGAGAAAAacatggagggaaggagacgacTGCTGAAATTACTGGATGAAATGACAAAACTTGCTGCAGAAGAAGAAGTCTTTGATGCAGAAAGATTCAgtgatgtcatttattttgaTGTACAGAAGGATGTGAAGTATTTTGCACACCTCTGGGAGGGCAGCCCACCCATGGCACCACCAAACCCAAACTACTGTGAAAATATTCAAGATCTAAAGAAAACTATTCTTTCTCATGCCTCAAAATCAGATGGCATGATGTTGACAGACCTGAAAGATTGTATTCAAGATCTCTGGGAAGCTTTACTGAATGAACGATTTGTGTTCAGCTTCAGAAATTCTCTGGAGATTTCAACATACAGGAAACTGGAGACAGAATACAGCAAGTGGTCCTGGAGTCTCCGGAGTGCCATGCTGGAAATTGAAAACAAGCTACACAACAAAATAGAAAATGAAGCAATTCATGAGGTTGATGAAGCACATCTTCAAAGAGAACTTCAAGAAAATCGAGATGAAGTTAAAAAATTAATGTCAGAATTCTTTGAGAAAGACAAATTTAAAGATATACTGATTCAGTGGAAAActtcatttgaaataaaaattgaaGATGTTCAGGAAAACATCGTGAGAGAAACAAAGAGGAAATTAGGTAAAGTTCTTCAACAGCGAGAACTGAAGAAAGAGATTGATGCTCAGAGGACACATCATGAAAACACTCTGtttgaaaagagcaaaacactCGCCTTAACACTCAAAGACAAAGCAAATGATGAAGAAACACTGAAGAAAGAGTTTGATTGCTTTTGGAAACAGAGTGTGAAGAAGATCATCAGAGACACTCCTCAAATCAAAGACATTGACATATTAAGAGATGTGAAACAACTCCTGAGTGACATCTATGAAAGTGCTCCTGTAGACAACAGAAAAGTGAGCAGTGAGAAAAGGGATATTTTATTCTTGTCAAATTATTCAGATTATGTACAGTTAAAGAAATGCAGTGGATTATTGAACAAAGCTGTGACAACATGGAAAGAGAAATGTGGCAATACTCTCGCTAAGGAGGATGAAGCCCAGATACAAGTCTTAATCACAGATATTGCTCAGGAGACAGATAAAATGATCCAGTCATTTAACATTTCAaagatgggctacaacatcagCTACATTCAACAATTTATAGATTACATCAAGGCAAGATTAATAAAACATCAGGAAGGACCTGTGAAATATGTGTTCATGAATGAATTCTTCATGGATTTGGTGTTTTCTATCTGTAAGAGATCAAACAAGACATTCACTGACCAACACAGACTGTTCAGAGAAGCCAATGATCCAGTTTTCTATGTTGAGCAGAAAAGAAATGAATATTACAGTATTTTCCAGAAATATTGTAAAGGAGCAACATCAGCTGCTGTTTTTGGTGAGATCATCTGTCAGAAACTGAAAGATCCCATTGAACAGAGTGTCTACAAGAACATTGCCAGAGATTTAGCAGATGAAATGAGAACAAACTGTGAATCACTGAATGGAAACAGATCAAAACTGGAGAAACACATCCTGAAGACACTGGCAGAAGAGGAGAACTTTGACAAATACATGAACTACATTCAGGATCCCAAAGATCACTTCAAGAGTTTCATCAGAGCTGAAGTCAGTCAGTACATCACTGATAAGTTCAGTGTCAGTGTTCGGCCCAAGATGATGAAGAACCTCAAACTCCTTCAGCAGAAGATCATGAAcgcagctcatgaatctactgaacatgttcaagtgaacagtggagatgttgaagcagctcatgaatctactgaatatgttcaagtgaacagtggagatgttgattTGTGGTTGAAGTGTTTCACACAGAAGCTCTCAGATGTGCtgatattctctgaaaaacaccTCAGTGGAGTGAGTCGTGATAATGTTGATATCAAACTACTAGAATATGTGATAAGAAAAGAACTTTCTTATGTGATGTCTGACATAAGTAGACAATTCAGTACAATAACTTTTCCAGTGAAGTTGGACTGTGAATACAGACCAGATGAGATTCTGATTGATCACTTCTGTCAGTGCTGTTGGGTTCAGTGTCCTTTCTGTAATGCCATCTGCACCAACACAATAGAAGGTCATGATGAAGATCACAGTGTTCCTTTTCACAGAATGGATGGAATCAATGGTTGGTATTACAGAACAACAAAAATTCTCAGCACTGATTTTTGTACCACTTTAGTCGCAagtgaaaaatgtttttatacCTCAGATCAGAAATTCccatataaaaaatatagattAGCAGGAGGGGATTATGCAAAGTGGAGCATCACTCCTGACCTCTCTCAGCTGTCGTATTGGAAGTGGTTTGTGTGCAGATTTCAGAATCATCTGGGAAAGCACTACAAAAAGACATTTGAGGGGAGCGGAATGAAGAttccaaatgaatggaaaaaatgcACAAAAGAGGAAGCTATCATTTGCTtggataaaatacatttgaattaa